GAGACGTGAGCGCCAACGTCAAGACCGGCGCATCGGCCGGGTTTGTCTTGCTATAGATCGGCGGATTCGGCAAATCGCGGGGCAAATAGTTTCCGGCCGCATTGATCGCCGCCTGCACCTGCTGCTCGGCGACGTCGATGTCGAGTTCCAAGGCAAACCGCAGCGTAATGATCGAACAACCGTCGGAACTGCTCGACGTCATCTGCGTCAGCCCCGGCACTTGGCCAAACTGTCGTTCCAAGGGGGCAGTGACCGACGAAGCCATCACATCGGGACTGGCACCCGGATAGAAAGTGATGACCTGAATCGTCGGGTAGTCGACCTGCGGCAAGGCCGAAACCGGCAACTGGCGATAGGCAACGATCCCCGCCAGCAAGATGGCCGTCATGAACAAGACCGTCGCGACCGGCCGCAAAATGAATGGCCGGGATGGATTCATCACGTGCCTTTCTTTTCGCGATCCGATGGATGCTGCGTTTGTCGAACCGGTTCGCTCGCCGCGGCGGGAGAATTCTCTCCGCGCGCGGCGACCTTTGCCCCTTGATGCAGCTTATCGACGCCGTCGATCACGACGATTTCCCCTGGTGATAGGCCGCTTTCAATCGACGTCGTGTCTCCCTCCGTCGGCCCTGCGACGATCGATCGCAAAACGACGGTTGAATCGGCCTGTACGACATAGGCATAGGCCGACTCGGGCCCGCGCTGCACGGCCGCCGACGGCACCGTAACGACTTGGCGCAGCGTATCGACGAGCAGTCTGGCGTTGACAAACTGGTTGGGAAACAACCCATTCTTGTCGTTCGCAAACACGGCCTTCAATCGGATGGTCCCCGTCGTGACATCCACTTGGTTATCGATCGCCTCTAGTTCTCCGCGAGCCAGCTCCGCGCGGAAATTACGGTCGAAGGCGTCGACTCGCAATTTTTCGCCGGCCAGCATTTTCGTTTGAATCGGCGCAATCTCGTCTTGCGGCACGGTGAAGATAACGGCGATCGGCTGGAGCTGCGTGATCACTGCTAGACCTTTCTCGTCGGTTGGGCGAATCATATTTCCCAAGTCGACGTATCGCAGACCGATGCGACCGGCGATCGGCGAGGTGATGCGGCAGTAGCTCAGCTCGATCTCGGCGTTTCGAACGGCCGTGTTGGCCGCCGACAGGTTGGCTTGGGCGGAAAGAATATTGACGCCATAATCCGCCTCGGCCTGCTTGAGGTTGGCTTTCGTCGACTGCACTTGCGCTTCGCACTTTTGGCGGTTCGCGATGGCCGCATCCCATTGGTCGGCGGTCACGGTGCGGTTGGGGACCAGTTTACTCAACCGCTGCTCTTCTTTTTGGGCCAACAACAATTGCGATTCATCGAGCACAAGCTGAGCTTGGGCCATTTCGCGCGCCTGCGAATGCTCTGCTTTTTGCAGCGCCGCTTGGGCCTCGCCGAGGCGGGCCTTCGCTTGATCGAGTTGCACTTGAAACGGTCGCGGGTCGATCTCCGCCAAGAGATCGCCTTGTTTGACCATTTGTCCTTCGGAGAAGGCAACCTTGATTAGCTCTCCTTCCACGCGGCTACGGATCGTCACCGTCTTGTAGCCAGTGACGGTTCCCAAACCGTTGAGGTAGACGTTCATGTCCGCCCGCTCGACTGGCGCTGTCACGACGGGAACGACGCGAACCGGCGCGGTCTTGCGCTCGACGCGCGGTGCGAGCAACAACTGCTTGACGAGCGGATAACCCACGCCGACGAGCAGCGCGAGAATCAGCAGCGACAACCACCAGCGTTGGCCCGATGCGGACGGCAGCGCCGATTGCTCGACGGCCACGGATTCCTCGGCAAGCGTGGTTCTTGCCAGATCGACCGTGGCGGGCGCCTCGGGGATCGAATGTTGTTGCGGCTCTCGCGCGGTCGGCATAGCGCCAATCGGCAGAATCGGAGGGTGGGATAAATTCTCGACGGCATTATTCATAATAACCCAATTTATTTTTTCCGGGATAGAGCTTGTGGAAAATGCCATCTGGCAGGCTTCCGGCTATGCCATTCGGCATAGCCACGCTCCGGGCTTTCCTCAAGCAAACCGAAAACTCCGCAGGAGGGAGGCGAACCCTTCGCCGACTTGAGCAGGCCGCAAACGGTTCCGGAACTTCGATTTTTCGAGACCGTATTGGGCCCCGGGTGTTCAGAAATCGGCTCATCCGTGAATGAAATCCGGTTTACAATGAATAGGCGATGAGCTATTTGAAATCACACACCAGGGTTCGCGGCTTCCAAAATCCTTCTCTGGATGGCTGCCGCGCAATCTTTGCGGCGATTGCAATCGTTTGCTTGTCTCGATCCGCGCTCGCACTCGATCCCTCGCGGGCGCTTACACAGACGATTCACCGAATCTGGCAGACGCAGCAAGGCTTGCCTCAAGGGACGATTTATTGCGTTTATCAGACTCAAGATCGATATCTTTGGCTTGGCACTAAGACTGGATTGGTGCGATTTGACGGCGTGCAGTTTACCGTCATGCCAGCGCTGGGAGGCGTGTCGCTGGAAAACGTTTGGATTCGCCAATTGTGTGAAGACCGGCAAGGCGGTCTCTGGATTGCCACCGACGGCGACGGCTTGATCCGCTGGAAAGACGGACAGGCCATGCGATTCTCGACCGATGATGGCTTGCCTTCCAACGATGTTCAATGCCTGTTGGTTGACCGCGAACAAGCCGTTTGGATTGGCACCGACCGCGGATTGGCGAGATTCGCGGCTGGACGAATCGAAACGTCGACCGGTGACGATGGTCCAATTACCGATGCTATCAACGCGATTTGCGAAACGATCGATGGCAAGATCTGGGTCGCAGGAGATGGCAATCGCTTGTATCTCAGACAGTCCGCGGATTTTACAGCCATGGTCCTCGACAGCTTGCCCAATTCGACCGCGCTGACGGCGTTCGCTGCGGCCGCCGACGGATCGCTATGGGTCGGCAGTTCTCACGGGCTGGTTCAACTTCAACGCGGTCGGCAGCGCCGCTTCAGCGCCGACGACGGATTGTCGGACGAGCAGATTTTTTGCCTGACGCTGGGGGGCAGGGACAGCTTGTGGATTGGGACCGGAGACGGCTTTAATCGACTTCGCGACAACAGGTTTCAGAGCTTTCGAACGCGCGATGGATTGTCGCAGAGCACGGTCTATTCGATCTGCGAGGACCACGAAGGGAGTTTGTGGGTGGGCACAAAACTCGGTCTGAATCAATTTGTCGATCGTCGGACCATTCCGTTTACGATGTCCGAAGGACTGCCGAGCAATCGTACGGGGCCGATCGAGCAAGATCGCGCAGGCAACCTCTGGGTGGGGACGCTCGACGCAGGTTTGGCCCGCTGGAACGGCACGGGTTTTACCACGTTGAACGCCGCCGACGGCTTGCCAAGCGATTCGATTCTGGCACTGGCCGCAGCCGGCGACGATTCGCTGTGGGTTGCCACAAATCGCGGATTGTGTCGCGTCAAGGAGCAGACCATCATCGATACGCCCGCCGGCAGCGCTGCGCTGCCTACCGCCGGCATCCTAGCTCTCTGCTGCGACAGCCAGGGAACGCTGTGGATCGGCACGGCGACGGGCATCGTTTCCTGGAAAGACGGTCAACTGACCAAAGCGCACTTGCCGAAAGAGATTTCCGCGCAGGCATCCGTCGTCGCCATTGCCGAGCATGGCGAGCGCACGGTGATTGCGGCGCTCGAAGAAGGCCCGCTCGTGAGGTGCCGCGATGGCCAGTGGAGCCGATTCGAGACACATCGATTGCGGCCGAAATATGTCAGCGCGCTGTGCAGCGTGGGGCAGACTCTGTACGTTGCCACCGCCGGTGATGGCTTATATGCGTTCGATTCCCAGCGCGCGATTCACCTGTCCGTTCGTGAGGGGCTGTATGACGATGAATTGTTTGGACTGGTGAGCGACAAGCAGGGGAGGCTCTGGATTGCTTGTAGCAAAGGAGTGTTTTCCATCGAGCAAGCCGACGTAGGTCGATTTGCCGCGGGACGAATCGCTGCCGTGTCGACGACGCCGCTAAGCCCGCTCGATGCGCTCCGCACGGTGGAATGCCAGCCTGGCGTGCAACCTGCGGCAAAACTGGCGCGCGACGGCCGACTTTGGTTTTCCACGATTCGCGGCGTGCTGGTCATCGACCCCAGCCAATTGCAGCGCAACTTGCCCGCCACGTCGGTGGTCGTCGAAGACGCGATCATCAACGGCAAGAGCGAAAATCCTCGGCAGTTCCAATCCGTACCGCCGGGCAATGCGAATTTGGCATTCCGCTACGCGGCATTGAGCTACACGTCACCCACGCGAATCGCCTTTCGTTACCAACTAGAAGGCTTCGACCGGCACTGGATTGACGCGGGTTCGCGCCGCGAAGCCTTTTATACAAATATCCCGCCGGGAAACTATCGGTTTGTCGTTGCGGCGAAGAACGTCGATGGCAAGTCGTACGAAGTTGCGACGCCCGTGATGCTAAGCATCGCTCCTCGCTGGTATCAGACCGCATGGTTTGTACCGGCGTGCGCGACGGCGATTGCGCTGGCGATCTGGTTTGCCTATCGCCTCCGCGTGCGCGCCATTCGTCGGCAGATGAGTGCCATCGTCATCGAGCGCAGCCGTATTGCCCGCGAATTGCACGATGGCCTCATGCAAGGCTTCGCTGGGATCACGATGGAAATGCAGGCGCTTTCTAGCCGGCTGCCGGAAGCGTCAACCGAGCGGGAAACCTTGGAGGAGATCATCGACGACGCCGGGAACTGCCTGCGCGAAGCGCGCCGATCGATCGCGGGGCTGCGGAGCGCCCAATCGGGCTTGGCCGCGGCCATTGAGCAGGCCGCGCGGCAGTTGGCGCAAACCCACGATATGCGTTTAAGGCTGCAGCTCAATTCGGTCGCCAAGCAGCTTTCGGCCGAAATAGAATACAACCTGCTGCGGATTGCGCAAGAAGCGATCACCAATTCCCTGAAACACTCCGGCGGCAGCGTGGTCGATGTCGCTTTGGAGAGCACCGCGGACGAAATCCGACTGACGGTTCGCGACGACGGCAGCGGAATCGTGGAGAGCGAGACAAGCCTCGAGCATTTCGGGCACTATGGACTGCTCGGCATGCGCGAGCGAGCGCGCCAAATCGGTGCGCAGCTTACCCTGGAAAACAATCCGGGGCGGGGTGCCGCCGTTCGCGTGGTGTTGCCGATCAAAGCTGCGCTCGCGGATTTGACCACTTAACCGAACGGTTTTCGATGCCTGCGTCGATACTCAAACGACCGATTCGCGTCCTTTGCGTGGATGACCACCCGCTCGTTCGCAAGGGGATCGCCCTGATCTTGAGCAACGAGGCCGATATGGAGTTGGTCGGCGAAGCCGGAAATGGCTGCGATGCCGTACTATCGTTCCGTCAACTTCGGCCCGATGTAACACTGATGGACTTGCGAATGCCACAGCTCGACGGCATTCAAGCCGTCAAACAAATTCGCGCAGAATTTCCCGATGCCAAAATTATTGCGTTGACCAGTTTCGACGGCGATCAAGACATTTACCGCGCGTTGGCAGCAGGCGTTCGCGGATATTTGTTAAAAGAGTCGGTTCACACCGAGGTGCTGACTGCGATCCGCGCGGTAACCGCCGGCGAACGATTGATTTCGCACGAAGTCACCGAACGACTGACCGCATTCTTTCCTCGTGAGGCATTGACGCCCAAGGAAGTGGAAGTGCTGACGCTTGTGGCTCAAGGGCTTGGCAACAAAGAGATCGCCGCACGGCTCGGCAAAGCGACCGGCACCATCAAAATCCACGTCCAGAACATTCTGGAAAAGCTCGGCGCCTCGGATCGAACTCATGCGGTGACGATCGCAGCACAGCGCGGAATCATTCACGTCTAGCCCTTCGCCGCTCGCCTGAATTGCAGCCGGACGAAACGGGTGGCCGCCTTCACTCCCGCGGCCAATCTGAGGACATTGCGGCAATCGATCCGCATTCCGCAGTGCTAGCAAAGCTGGCGGTCGTCGATAGTCGTCCGCAGAAATCGGTGCCCTGGAAAGCTGGGCAAGCCTACGAAAGCTTGCTGCGAAATTCGATTGCACCGATTGGGCGATGTTCTCCGATAAAGAAAAAGAGGCGATCTGAAAAGGAAGAATCCACGGAGGGCTTATGCAGGAGGGCAGCCGATCGATCGCAGCATGGGCGCTCGTCGCATCGACGTTGGCTTTCCGCTGCGCGCCGCTTCTTGGTGCGAGTTGGTTGCTACTTGTTGCCACCGGCTGCACGCCATTCCGAGAGTATCTTGCCAACGGGTTGAAGGTTGGTCCAAATTACCACAGGCCGGCCGCAGCAGTTTCGGAAGATTGGATCGACGCAGACGACCAACGAATTCACACCGAAGACCCCGACCTCA
The genomic region above belongs to Pirellulales bacterium and contains:
- a CDS encoding efflux RND transporter periplasmic adaptor subunit, yielding MPTAREPQQHSIPEAPATVDLARTTLAEESVAVEQSALPSASGQRWWLSLLILALLVGVGYPLVKQLLLAPRVERKTAPVRVVPVVTAPVERADMNVYLNGLGTVTGYKTVTIRSRVEGELIKVAFSEGQMVKQGDLLAEIDPRPFQVQLDQAKARLGEAQAALQKAEHSQAREMAQAQLVLDESQLLLAQKEEQRLSKLVPNRTVTADQWDAAIANRQKCEAQVQSTKANLKQAEADYGVNILSAQANLSAANTAVRNAEIELSYCRITSPIAGRIGLRYVDLGNMIRPTDEKGLAVITQLQPIAVIFTVPQDEIAPIQTKMLAGEKLRVDAFDRNFRAELARGELEAIDNQVDVTTGTIRLKAVFANDKNGLFPNQFVNARLLVDTLRQVVTVPSAAVQRGPESAYAYVVQADSTVVLRSIVAGPTEGDTTSIESGLSPGEIVVIDGVDKLHQGAKVAARGENSPAAASEPVRQTQHPSDREKKGT
- a CDS encoding response regulator transcription factor — encoded protein: MPASILKRPIRVLCVDDHPLVRKGIALILSNEADMELVGEAGNGCDAVLSFRQLRPDVTLMDLRMPQLDGIQAVKQIRAEFPDAKIIALTSFDGDQDIYRALAAGVRGYLLKESVHTEVLTAIRAVTAGERLISHEVTERLTAFFPREALTPKEVEVLTLVAQGLGNKEIAARLGKATGTIKIHVQNILEKLGASDRTHAVTIAAQRGIIHV